A region of Salvia splendens isolate huo1 chromosome 17, SspV2, whole genome shotgun sequence DNA encodes the following proteins:
- the LOC121774018 gene encoding chromatin remodeling protein EBS-like produces MGRTKHGNRDVHFYNIRGTDKMVHAGDCVLMRAAESNTPPYVARVVKMEADGSNNLIVRVRWYYRPEESVGGRLEFHGANELFLSDHYDTQSANTIEAKCTVHTFEDYTKLEDATAEDYYCRFQYRAASGLVLQNTVALYCKCEMPYNPDALMIQCEECEDWFHPGCINRTIEQVKLLDRFVCSEHTLKKPPDAAVANREARPKRQKK; encoded by the exons ATGGGGagaacaaaacatggcaatAGAGATGTTCATTTTTACAACATCAGAGGCACAGACAAAATGGTTCATG CCGGGGATTGCGTGTTGATGCGGGCGGCCGAGAGCAACACGCCGCCTTATGTGGCGCGCGTGGTGAAGATGGAGGCGGACGGCAGCAACAATTTGATCGTTAGGGTTCGTTGGTATTACAGGCCGGAGGAATCTGTTGGTGGGAGGCTCGAGTTCCATGGTGCCAACGAGCTGTTCTTGTCGGACCACTATGACACTCAGAGTGCTAACACCATCGAAGCCAAATGCACGGTCCACACCTTTGAGGATTACACCAAACTCGAGGATGCTACCGCTGAGGATTACTATTGTCGATTCCAATACAGAGCCGCCTCCGGACTTGTCTTGCAAAATACGGTCGCATT GTATTGCAAATGTGAGATGCCATATAATCCAGATGCTTTGATGATACAATGTGAGGAGTGTGAGGATTG GTTTCACCCGGGGTGTATAAATCGGACGATAGAGCAGGTGAAGCTGTTGGATCGCTTTGTCTGCTCCGAACACACGCTGAAGAAGCCTCCTGACGCTGCAGTGGCGAACCGCGAG GCAAGGCCCAAACGGCAGAAAAAGTAA